In one window of Gaiellales bacterium DNA:
- a CDS encoding cupin domain-containing protein — MSSQVIPGEQLRISPTTHRFEGSGHGAGVSFFLVDYPPGKGNDLHRHPYAEVFVVESGNALFTVGSQQVPAAEGDVVVVPAGTAHRFLAEGEGLRMTCIHAAGTMESEWLE, encoded by the coding sequence ATGAGCAGCCAGGTGATTCCCGGCGAGCAGCTTCGGATCAGCCCCACCACGCACCGGTTCGAGGGATCCGGCCACGGCGCCGGCGTGTCGTTCTTTCTCGTCGACTACCCGCCCGGCAAGGGCAACGACCTGCACCGCCACCCGTACGCCGAGGTGTTCGTCGTCGAATCGGGCAATGCGCTCTTCACCGTCGGGTCCCAGCAGGTGCCCGCCGCGGAGGGAGACGTCGTGGTCGTCCCTGCCGGGACTGCGCACCGGTTCCTCGCCGAGGGCGAGGGGCTGCGCATGACCTGCATCCACGCCGCGGGCACGATGGAGAGCGAGTGGCTCGAATGA
- a CDS encoding arsenate reductase ArsC produces the protein MSHVLFVCIQNGGRSQMAHALFEQAAAGRHDARSAGSRPAQHVHPEVVDVMREAGIDLSGRTPHLLDRADMEWADLVVTMGCGDECPYIPGTRSIDWELDDPSGQSLDRVRAIRDEIGRRVDDLLRELAAAPGSSDGQPEAR, from the coding sequence GTGAGCCACGTCCTGTTCGTCTGCATCCAGAACGGCGGGCGAAGCCAGATGGCTCATGCCCTGTTCGAGCAGGCCGCCGCCGGCCGCCACGATGCCCGCTCGGCCGGCAGCCGTCCCGCCCAGCACGTGCATCCCGAGGTGGTCGATGTCATGCGCGAAGCCGGCATCGACCTGTCGGGAAGGACGCCGCACCTGCTCGATCGAGCCGACATGGAGTGGGCCGACCTGGTCGTCACGATGGGCTGCGGTGACGAGTGCCCGTACATCCCCGGCACGCGATCCATCGACTGGGAGCTCGACGACCCAAGCGGCCAGTCGCTCGACCGCGTCCGCGCGATCCGCGACGAGATCGGCCGGCGCGTCGACGACCTGCTGCGTGAGCTCGCCGCGGCGCCCGGTTCCTCGGACGGACAGCCCGAGGCGCGATGA